From Streptomyces sp. TLI_235, a single genomic window includes:
- a CDS encoding putative alpha-1,2-mannosidase, with protein sequence MHRSRFLSSALALGASAVLLAGAAAAPAGAAPPGRTTVADPAQYVNAHVGTEQGAPDFGNGGGAGNTFPGASAPLGMLQWSPDTATYQHGGYFYDDHRISGFSLTHISGAGCGDYGTTPFMPVLDGRPVAHSDFSHADETTAPGFYAVTFANGLRTELAVTQRSGIARFSYPAGHTASLTVDAGKAFNDATGSITIGTDTLSGWTESGGFCGTGNRYRVYFHAQFDRPFSSAGIVRTGGSGQGTVDTARRSATGTSEGIAPQPARTAEARERRSGGGDQHPDRERAASGAQALVSFDADTDRTVTARVGLSFTGVDGARANLLAEQRGAAFDDVRAAARASWNDLLGRIAVDGGSTTRRRILYTALYHALLHPSAISDTDGRYPGFDGRIRTARPGHTQYADFSGWDVYRSQVQLLALLDPARAADVAQSVTDQGTSAGYLDRWTLANGGTGVMVGDPLPIIAASIHAFGGTDFDAAGLLRVATDGSRDTRQRPGHGPYDTIGYIPADADGIWGSAATTLEYGSADFALAQLADRIGDTAAHDSLMHSSANWRNLINSGSGWIQPRDTDHSWPDFRPAQQDQFVEGSAAQYTWMVPYNHRGLFDAMGGDDAVAARLDGFFTELNGGPDSEHAYLGNEPSSNVPWAYAYAGRPYRTQDVVRRALTTLFADAPDGEPGNDDLGQTSSWVVWAALGMYPQAPGRSELVLASPLFPGITIRRGNGAVIDLAAPGASESVRYVHALTVDGAASTRPWLSEDFVRRGGTLAFALADTPDPAWGSARADAPPSFDVGPARPATGPVAGLGAKCADVQGGSTEDGTPVQLWECDGGTAQQWTTASDGTLRALGKCLDVDGSSVFNGAAVQLWECNGTGAQQWWPRADGSLLNPPSGRCLDVPGSNTVSGTRLQLWDCNGTGAQRWTVPA encoded by the coding sequence GTGCACCGTTCCAGATTCCTCTCGTCCGCGCTCGCCCTCGGCGCCTCGGCGGTGCTGCTGGCGGGCGCCGCGGCGGCCCCGGCCGGCGCCGCGCCGCCGGGCCGGACGACCGTCGCCGACCCTGCCCAGTACGTCAACGCCCACGTCGGCACCGAGCAGGGCGCACCGGACTTCGGCAACGGCGGCGGCGCCGGCAACACCTTCCCCGGCGCCTCCGCGCCGCTCGGCATGCTGCAGTGGAGCCCCGACACCGCCACCTACCAGCACGGCGGCTACTTCTACGACGACCACCGGATCAGCGGCTTCAGCCTCACCCACATCTCGGGCGCGGGCTGCGGCGACTACGGCACCACCCCCTTCATGCCGGTGCTGGACGGCCGCCCGGTCGCGCACTCCGACTTCTCGCACGCCGACGAGACCACCGCGCCCGGCTTCTACGCGGTGACCTTCGCCAACGGGCTGCGGACCGAACTCGCCGTCACCCAGCGCTCCGGCATCGCCCGCTTCAGCTACCCGGCGGGCCACACCGCCTCGCTCACGGTCGACGCCGGCAAGGCCTTCAACGACGCCACCGGCTCGATCACCATCGGCACCGACACCCTCTCCGGCTGGACCGAGAGCGGCGGCTTCTGCGGCACCGGCAACCGCTACCGGGTCTACTTCCACGCCCAGTTCGACCGGCCGTTCAGCAGCGCCGGGATCGTCCGCACCGGCGGCAGCGGGCAGGGCACCGTCGACACCGCGCGGCGCAGCGCCACCGGCACCAGTGAGGGCATCGCCCCGCAGCCGGCCCGCACCGCCGAGGCGCGGGAGCGCCGCTCGGGCGGCGGTGACCAGCACCCCGACCGGGAGCGCGCCGCGTCCGGCGCGCAGGCCCTGGTCTCCTTCGACGCCGATACGGACCGCACCGTCACCGCCCGGGTCGGCCTCTCCTTCACCGGGGTCGACGGTGCCCGCGCCAACCTGCTCGCCGAGCAGCGCGGCGCCGCCTTCGACGACGTCCGCGCCGCCGCCCGCGCCAGCTGGAACGACCTGCTCGGCCGGATCGCCGTCGACGGCGGCAGCACGACCCGGCGGCGCATCCTCTACACCGCGCTCTACCACGCACTGCTGCACCCCAGCGCGATCAGCGACACCGACGGCCGCTACCCCGGCTTCGACGGGAGGATCCGCACCGCCCGGCCCGGCCACACCCAGTACGCCGACTTCTCCGGCTGGGACGTCTACCGCTCCCAGGTGCAGCTCCTCGCCCTGCTCGACCCGGCGCGCGCCGCCGACGTCGCCCAGTCCGTCACCGACCAGGGCACCAGCGCCGGCTACCTCGACCGCTGGACCCTCGCCAACGGCGGTACCGGCGTCATGGTCGGCGACCCGCTGCCGATCATCGCCGCCTCGATCCACGCCTTCGGCGGCACCGACTTCGACGCGGCCGGCCTGCTCAGGGTCGCCACCGACGGCAGCCGCGACACCCGCCAGCGGCCCGGGCACGGCCCGTACGACACCATCGGCTACATCCCGGCCGACGCCGACGGCATCTGGGGCTCCGCCGCCACCACGCTGGAGTACGGCTCCGCCGACTTCGCGCTCGCCCAACTCGCCGACCGGATCGGCGACACCGCCGCCCACGACAGCCTCATGCACAGCTCGGCGAACTGGCGCAACCTGATCAACAGCGGCAGCGGCTGGATCCAGCCCCGGGACACCGACCACTCCTGGCCCGACTTCCGGCCCGCCCAGCAGGACCAGTTCGTCGAGGGCAGCGCAGCCCAGTACACCTGGATGGTCCCCTACAACCACCGCGGGCTCTTCGACGCGATGGGCGGCGACGACGCCGTGGCCGCCCGGCTGGACGGCTTCTTCACCGAACTCAACGGCGGCCCGGACTCCGAGCACGCCTACCTCGGCAACGAGCCCTCCTCGAACGTTCCGTGGGCGTACGCCTACGCGGGCCGGCCCTACCGCACCCAGGACGTCGTACGCCGCGCCCTGACCACACTGTTCGCCGACGCGCCGGACGGCGAGCCGGGCAACGACGACCTCGGGCAGACGTCCTCCTGGGTGGTGTGGGCCGCCCTCGGGATGTACCCGCAGGCCCCCGGCCGGTCCGAACTCGTGCTGGCCAGCCCGCTGTTCCCGGGCATCACGATCCGCCGGGGCAACGGCGCGGTGATCGACCTGGCGGCGCCGGGCGCCTCCGAGTCCGTCCGCTACGTGCACGCGCTCACCGTGGACGGCGCCGCGAGCACCCGGCCCTGGCTGAGCGAGGACTTCGTCCGCCGCGGCGGCACGCTGGCCTTCGCTCTCGCCGACACGCCCGACCCTGCGTGGGGGAGCGCCCGCGCGGACGCGCCGCCCTCCTTCGACGTCGGACCGGCCCGCCCGGCCACCGGGCCGGTCGCCGGACTCGGCGCCAAGTGCGCCGACGTCCAGGGCGGTTCGACGGAGGACGGCACGCCCGTCCAGCTTTGGGAGTGCGACGGCGGCACCGCCCAGCAGTGGACCACCGCCTCCGACGGCACCCTCCGCGCCCTCGGCAAGTGCCTCGACGTGGACGGCAGTTCGGTCTTCAACGGGGCCGCCGTCCAGCTCTGGGAGTGCAACGGCACCGGCGCCCAGCAGTGGTGGCCGCGTGCCGACGGCTCGCTGCTCAACCCGCCCTCCGGCCGCTGCCTGGACGTTCCCGGCAGCAACACCGTGAGCGGCACCCGGCTTCAACTGTGGGACTGCAACGGCACCGGCGCCCAGCGCTGGACCGTACCCGCCTGA
- a CDS encoding gamma-aminobutyrate:proton symporter (AAT family) translates to MSPDTTTRSSRPAEAAPATPPGTAGDGHLKAGLKNRHLSMIAIGGVIGAGLFVGSGAGIAATGPGILLSYALAGTLVVMVMRMLGEMAAADPQSGSFSAYADRALGRWAGFTIGWLYWFFWVVVLAVEATAGAKILHNWVPSVPQWGFALLVMAVLTATNLFSVASYGEFEFWFAGIKVVAIAAFIIVGGLAVFGVLPDTEAVGTSNLFDHGGFLPNGVGAVFSGMLTVVFAFMGSEIVTLAAGESPDPARAVTKATNSVIWRIGVFYLGSIAIVVTLLPWDSKDVLESPYVAVLKHVGIPGAAPLMDLIVLTAVLSCLNSGLYTASRMAFSLGQRGDAPKAFAKVTGRGVPLTAILASVVFGFVAVFFNYEFPDTVFKFLLNSSGAVALFVWLVICISQLRMRRIIERESPEKLTVRMWLYPYLTWATIGMIGFVVAYMFTTHDGRMQMVLSLVAAAVALVAAQVVHRRRKTVAVESS, encoded by the coding sequence ATGAGCCCGGACACCACGACGCGCTCGAGCCGGCCCGCCGAGGCCGCCCCCGCCACCCCACCGGGTACGGCCGGGGACGGCCACCTGAAGGCCGGACTGAAGAACCGCCACCTGTCGATGATCGCGATCGGCGGTGTCATCGGAGCCGGCCTGTTCGTCGGCTCCGGCGCCGGCATCGCCGCCACCGGCCCCGGCATCCTGCTCTCGTACGCCCTGGCCGGCACGCTGGTCGTCATGGTGATGCGGATGCTCGGCGAGATGGCCGCGGCCGACCCGCAGAGCGGCTCCTTCTCCGCCTACGCGGACCGGGCGCTCGGCCGCTGGGCCGGCTTCACCATCGGCTGGCTGTACTGGTTCTTCTGGGTCGTCGTGCTGGCCGTGGAGGCCACCGCCGGTGCCAAGATCCTGCACAACTGGGTGCCGTCGGTGCCGCAGTGGGGCTTCGCCCTGCTGGTCATGGCCGTCCTGACCGCCACCAACCTGTTCTCGGTCGCCTCCTACGGCGAGTTCGAGTTCTGGTTCGCCGGCATCAAGGTCGTCGCGATCGCGGCCTTCATCATCGTCGGCGGCCTCGCGGTCTTCGGCGTGCTGCCGGACACCGAGGCGGTCGGCACCTCCAACCTGTTCGACCACGGCGGCTTCCTGCCGAACGGCGTCGGCGCCGTCTTCAGCGGCATGCTGACCGTGGTCTTCGCCTTCATGGGCAGCGAGATCGTCACCCTGGCCGCCGGCGAGTCGCCCGACCCGGCCCGTGCCGTGACCAAGGCCACCAACAGCGTGATCTGGCGCATCGGCGTCTTCTACCTGGGCTCCATCGCCATCGTCGTCACCCTGCTGCCCTGGGACTCCAAGGACGTGCTGGAGAGCCCGTACGTGGCCGTGCTCAAGCACGTCGGCATCCCCGGCGCCGCCCCGCTGATGGACCTCATCGTGCTCACCGCGGTGCTGTCCTGCCTGAACTCCGGCCTGTACACCGCCTCCCGGATGGCCTTCTCGCTCGGCCAGCGCGGCGACGCGCCGAAGGCCTTCGCCAAGGTCACCGGGCGCGGCGTGCCGCTCACCGCGATTCTCGCCTCCGTGGTCTTCGGATTCGTCGCGGTGTTCTTCAACTACGAGTTCCCGGACACCGTCTTCAAGTTCCTGCTGAATTCCTCCGGCGCCGTCGCGCTCTTCGTCTGGCTGGTCATCTGCATCTCGCAGCTCCGCATGCGGAGGATCATCGAGCGGGAATCCCCGGAGAAGCTCACCGTCCGGATGTGGCTGTACCCGTACCTCACCTGGGCCACCATCGGCATGATCGGCTTCGTGGTGGCGTACATGTTCACCACCCACGACGGCCGGATGCAGATGGTGCTGTCGCTGGTCGCCGCCGCGGTCGCGCTGGTCGCCGCCCAGGTGGTGCACCGGCGGCGCAAGACGGTCGCCGTCGAGTCCTCCTGA